In Jeotgalibaca arthritidis, a single genomic region encodes these proteins:
- a CDS encoding ABC transporter ATP-binding protein — protein sequence MKNRPMKPTESPLKILKRLFTYARKEYKLRLIIVVLSIIVSAGTNAIGISFTRVLIDDYIAPLALQETPDFSNLARIIILMAGLYATGALFTYIYNRTMVTVAQGILKDIRDDMYAHMEKLPVRYFDSHATGDIMSHYTNDIDTLRQMISQSVPQIFASLITIISIIFAMLLINIPMTLFVLFMVCIMVFVIRSLGSKSGRYFGIQQKALGQLNGYVEEMIEGQKVVKVFNHEDAAIKGFTDLNEELRENATKANTYANILMPIMGNIGNFTYLLTAVVGSVFSITGVTTLSIGSIASFVQFTKSITMPIAQISQQFNAIILSLAGAQRIFQLLDEQPEEDTGTVELVHIEKSEDGSLQEVSHRTGHWAWKDTSNKQTTYTELTGDVRFKDVTFGYNENKTVLHNISLFAKPGQKLAFVGATGAGKTTITNLINRFYDIQEGTITYDGIDIKDIKKSALRKSLGIVLQDTHLFSGSIKENIRYGNLDATDEEIVAAAKLANADFFIRQLPNGYDTELTGDGGALSQGQRQLLAIARAAVANPPVLILDEATSSIDTRTETIVQTGMDALMEGRTVFVIAHRLSTIRNSNAIMVMEQGQIIERGDHEELINQKGEYYQLYTGSFEME from the coding sequence GTGAAGAATAGACCAATGAAACCAACAGAAAGTCCCTTGAAAATTTTAAAACGATTATTTACTTATGCTAGAAAAGAATATAAGTTAAGACTGATTATTGTTGTATTAAGTATTATCGTGAGTGCAGGAACAAACGCAATTGGAATCAGTTTTACCCGTGTCTTAATCGATGATTACATTGCACCCTTAGCCTTGCAAGAAACACCCGATTTTTCTAATTTAGCACGTATCATTATCCTGATGGCGGGCTTATATGCAACGGGCGCCTTGTTTACTTACATTTACAATCGGACGATGGTAACAGTTGCGCAAGGTATTTTGAAAGATATTCGCGATGATATGTATGCGCATATGGAAAAGCTACCCGTTCGCTATTTCGACAGCCATGCAACCGGTGATATCATGAGTCACTATACCAATGATATTGATACATTGAGACAAATGATTAGCCAATCAGTGCCACAAATTTTTGCGTCATTGATTACGATTATATCTATTATTTTTGCGATGTTATTAATTAACATTCCAATGACACTATTTGTATTATTTATGGTGTGTATTATGGTCTTTGTGATTCGTTCATTAGGTAGCAAAAGTGGCCGTTACTTTGGTATTCAACAGAAAGCTCTAGGGCAGTTGAACGGTTACGTTGAAGAAATGATTGAAGGACAAAAAGTTGTTAAAGTTTTCAACCATGAAGATGCAGCCATTAAAGGCTTTACCGATTTAAATGAAGAATTAAGAGAAAATGCGACAAAAGCGAATACTTACGCTAATATCTTAATGCCAATTATGGGGAATATTGGTAACTTTACTTACTTGTTAACAGCAGTAGTGGGGAGTGTTTTCTCTATTACCGGTGTAACAACCCTATCAATTGGTAGTATTGCCTCATTTGTTCAATTTACAAAGAGCATTACCATGCCGATTGCTCAAATCTCGCAACAATTCAATGCCATTATTTTGTCACTGGCTGGGGCTCAACGTATTTTCCAATTGTTGGATGAACAACCAGAAGAAGATACAGGAACGGTTGAATTGGTTCATATTGAAAAGAGTGAAGATGGCAGTCTCCAAGAAGTCAGCCACCGAACAGGTCATTGGGCTTGGAAAGACACATCCAATAAGCAAACGACTTATACAGAACTAACCGGTGATGTACGCTTCAAAGATGTCACATTCGGCTACAATGAAAATAAAACTGTGTTACATAATATCAGCTTATTTGCTAAACCTGGTCAAAAACTGGCCTTCGTTGGTGCGACTGGTGCCGGTAAAACAACCATTACGAACTTGATTAACCGTTTTTACGATATTCAAGAGGGAACAATTACCTATGATGGTATTGATATTAAGGACATCAAAAAATCAGCTCTTAGAAAATCATTAGGAATTGTTTTACAAGACACTCATTTATTCTCAGGAAGTATTAAGGAAAACATCCGTTATGGTAACTTAGATGCAACGGATGAGGAAATTGTGGCTGCTGCTAAGCTGGCTAATGCGGATTTCTTTATTCGTCAACTACCAAATGGTTACGATACAGAACTAACCGGTGACGGTGGGGCGCTCTCTCAAGGGCAACGTCAATTACTAGCAATCGCTAGAGCGGCAGTTGCAAACCCACCCGTTTTAATTCTTGATGAAGCAACGTCAAGTATTGACACGAGAACAGAAACCATTGTTCAAACTGGTATGGATGCTTTAATGGAAGGACGAACAGTTTTCGTTATCGCTCACCGTCTATCTACTATTCGTAATTCCAATGCCATTATGGTGATGGAACAAGGTCAAATTATTGAACGTGGTGACCACGAAGAATTGATTAATCAAAAAGGTGAATACTATCAACTTTATACAGGTTCATTCGAAATGGAATAG
- a CDS encoding ABC transporter ATP-binding protein, protein MYKTLAKSLRQYKKPSFLTMLFMALEVSMEIFIPFLMAKVLDRGLLTGDIQYVLKIGALMFIIACLSMVFGVLAGKFSSDAAVGFSTNIRQDVYENIQTFAFDNIDKYSSSSLITRLTTDITNIQMAFQMILKTIIRAPFMIVFAFIMASYTNLKLSLTIVFVIPIIGGLLIWLVYKVHPYFIEVFKKYDRLNRTVQENINGVRVVKSFVREDREIEQFKEASSDIKALFMRAEKMIALNGPVMQIAIYSTLLIVYWFGAKQVVGGAMSTGELTSFITYMMQILSSLMMMAMIFVMIVISEASVERVAEVLNEKASLTNPEQAVTTIENGDIEFRNVRFNYNTSSEEADLSHINLTIKSGETIGVLGGTGSGKSTLIQLIPRLYDVTEGEVFVSGRNVKDYDLVTLRDQIAMVLQKNTLFSGTIAENLRWGDEDASDDEIKRVANLAQADGFVQAFPEGYETVLDQGGTNVSGGQKQRLTIARALLKKPKILILDDSTSAVDTKTDAYIRRSFAQEIPDTTKIIVAQRVSSIQDSDRIIVLNEGKIDGIGTHEELLVNNAIYKEVYDSQVKGGTISEE, encoded by the coding sequence ATGTATAAAACGTTAGCGAAATCGCTTCGGCAATATAAAAAGCCGTCATTTCTAACGATGCTATTTATGGCTTTAGAAGTATCAATGGAAATTTTCATTCCATTTCTAATGGCTAAAGTGCTCGATAGAGGCTTATTAACAGGAGACATCCAGTATGTCTTAAAGATAGGGGCATTAATGTTTATTATCGCCTGCCTATCAATGGTATTTGGTGTCTTAGCAGGGAAATTCTCATCTGACGCCGCAGTGGGTTTCTCAACTAATATCCGTCAAGATGTTTACGAGAATATCCAAACGTTTGCTTTTGACAATATCGACAAATACTCATCATCGAGTTTGATTACCCGTTTAACAACGGATATTACAAATATTCAAATGGCTTTCCAAATGATTCTTAAAACAATTATTAGAGCGCCATTTATGATTGTCTTTGCCTTTATTATGGCAAGTTATACGAACTTGAAATTATCATTAACAATTGTCTTTGTGATTCCGATTATCGGTGGCCTCTTAATTTGGTTAGTTTACAAAGTCCACCCTTATTTTATTGAGGTCTTTAAAAAATATGACCGCTTAAACCGTACTGTTCAAGAAAATATCAATGGTGTACGTGTGGTGAAATCATTCGTCCGTGAAGACCGAGAAATTGAACAATTTAAAGAAGCATCGAGCGATATTAAAGCACTCTTTATGAGAGCAGAAAAAATGATCGCTTTAAATGGACCTGTTATGCAAATTGCTATCTATTCAACATTATTGATTGTTTATTGGTTTGGTGCGAAACAAGTCGTTGGTGGCGCCATGTCAACAGGTGAATTAACGAGCTTTATCACTTATATGATGCAAATTTTGAGCAGCTTAATGATGATGGCAATGATTTTTGTTATGATCGTGATTTCAGAAGCGTCTGTTGAACGGGTAGCTGAAGTATTAAATGAGAAAGCAAGCTTAACAAACCCAGAACAAGCTGTAACAACCATTGAAAATGGTGATATTGAATTTAGAAATGTTCGCTTCAATTATAATACGTCATCAGAAGAAGCAGATTTATCTCATATTAATTTAACGATTAAATCTGGTGAAACGATTGGGGTTTTAGGTGGAACAGGTAGTGGTAAGAGTACCTTAATTCAATTAATTCCTCGTCTCTATGATGTAACTGAAGGAGAAGTGTTTGTTTCCGGACGTAATGTTAAAGATTATGATTTGGTGACCTTACGTGATCAAATTGCCATGGTTCTGCAAAAAAATACGCTGTTCTCTGGTACAATCGCTGAAAACTTACGTTGGGGAGACGAGGACGCATCCGACGATGAAATTAAACGTGTCGCAAATCTTGCTCAAGCAGATGGCTTCGTTCAAGCTTTCCCAGAAGGCTATGAAACAGTCCTTGACCAAGGTGGGACAAACGTATCAGGTGGTCAGAAACAACGGTTGACCATTGCGCGTGCTTTATTGAAGAAACCTAAAATTTTGATTTTAGATGATTCAACAAGTGCCGTTGATACGAAAACAGATGCTTATATTAGACGGTCATTTGCCCAAGAGATTCCTGATACAACAAAAATTATTGTGGCGCAACGCGTGTCTTCCATTCAAGATTCAGACCGTATCATTGTCTTAAATGAAGGTAAGATTGACGGTATTGGTACCCACGAAGAGTTGCTTGTCAACAATGCCATTTACAAAGAAGTTTACGATTCACAAGTAAAAGGAGGGACTATCAGTGAAGAATAG
- a CDS encoding LysR family transcriptional regulator, which translates to MNIQQCRYVITIAKAGSFSEAAKQLFVTQPSLSTAMKDLETELGAQLFIRSKSGVSLTEEGTDFLVYANRILDQVDLLEHRYRTNFKKDFTITTQRYDFLSQPFLKVIESFKEEYQNFHLVETTTQKNLENVRDFKSELGILYIDETNRRVLERYFQQEELQFEALGEFTTRIFLRKDHPLANKTSIKRADLLAYPQVRFSQENQTAPDFNEDPIEADDSQPVIFTNDRGTLMNLLCESDAYASGLGIVNGFVSQHIVLKPLENSTTHTLGIITNKKRKLTAIGKAFIDEVKQTLEKREKWT; encoded by the coding sequence CGCCAAAGCAGGCAGTTTCAGTGAAGCAGCTAAGCAATTATTTGTGACCCAACCCAGTCTTTCAACCGCTATGAAGGATTTGGAAACCGAATTAGGCGCCCAATTATTTATCCGTTCTAAGTCTGGCGTTAGTTTGACGGAAGAAGGAACTGACTTTTTAGTTTATGCCAATCGCATACTCGATCAAGTTGATTTATTGGAGCACCGTTATCGGACTAATTTCAAAAAAGACTTTACTATTACTACTCAACGCTATGATTTCTTATCGCAACCTTTTTTAAAGGTAATCGAATCCTTTAAAGAGGAATACCAAAATTTCCATCTCGTTGAAACAACGACTCAAAAAAATTTGGAGAATGTCCGTGATTTTAAAAGTGAGCTGGGAATCTTATATATAGATGAAACCAATCGTCGTGTCTTAGAACGTTATTTTCAGCAAGAAGAGTTACAATTTGAAGCACTAGGAGAATTTACAACGCGTATCTTTTTGAGAAAAGACCATCCTTTAGCTAACAAAACAAGCATTAAACGAGCGGATTTATTAGCTTATCCACAAGTGCGCTTTAGCCAAGAAAACCAAACAGCCCCCGACTTTAATGAAGATCCAATCGAAGCGGATGATAGCCAACCGGTTATTTTTACCAATGACAGAGGCACATTAATGAACCTTTTATGTGAATCAGATGCCTATGCATCAGGCTTAGGGATTGTGAATGGCTTTGTCAGCCAGCACATCGTGTTAAAACCACTTGAAAATTCAACAACGCATACACTCGGTATCATTACGAATAAAAAAAGGAAACTGACTGCGATTGGAAAAGCCTTTATCGATGAGGTCAAACAAACACTAGAAAAAAGAGAAAAGTGGACTTAA
- a CDS encoding MarR family winged helix-turn-helix transcriptional regulator, with product MPNKLSEDYIDACIVAKRTVHFLPESPAELQKRHIYIIKICYDLSLELDEVRVSDVAEAINVTLPSITRNITTLEEEGYLIKEENSKDKRVVNIRLSEKGLETYHALIYDFHKKNSEVLSTIPQEDIETTIKTIHKIYQAMEKEYMQD from the coding sequence ATGCCTAATAAATTATCAGAAGACTATATTGATGCGTGTATAGTTGCGAAGCGCACGGTGCACTTCCTACCAGAATCGCCGGCGGAATTGCAGAAGCGCCATATTTATATCATCAAGATTTGCTATGATTTGTCTTTAGAATTGGACGAAGTTCGCGTGAGTGATGTCGCAGAAGCCATCAATGTCACTCTGCCGAGTATCACCCGCAACATTACGACTTTGGAAGAAGAAGGGTATCTCATTAAGGAAGAAAATAGTAAAGACAAACGCGTTGTCAATATCCGCCTAAGTGAAAAAGGACTGGAAACTTACCATGCCTTGATTTACGACTTCCACAAGAAAAATAGTGAGGTCTTGAGTACGATCCCCCAAGAGGATATCGAAACCACCATCAAAACCATTCACAAAATCTATCAAGCGATGGAAAAAGAATATATGCAAGACTAA